A portion of the Sandaracinobacteroides saxicola genome contains these proteins:
- a CDS encoding twin transmembrane helix small protein encodes MSINTVLIAFIILAAIATAFVLVKGVINMAQGKDLSGERSNKFMTLRVVFQLLAIVFVILLLIVGGRGAGS; translated from the coding sequence ATGTCCATCAATACGGTGCTGATTGCCTTCATCATCCTGGCCGCGATCGCGACCGCGTTCGTGCTGGTGAAGGGCGTGATCAACATGGCGCAAGGCAAGGATCTGAGCGGCGAACGATCCAACAAGTTCATGACGCTGCGGGTGGTGTTCCAGCTGCTGGCCATCGTGTTCGTGATCCTGCTGCTGATCGTGGGCGGGCGCGGCGCGGGGAGCTGA
- a CDS encoding PEPxxWA-CTERM sorting domain-containing protein, whose protein sequence is MRKVMLAAVLLTGAAQADAAAWLVTVQGFLNNGAGPVTGVPFGGQYAQAGFIINGAVAPVTLPPIGGQGTATMYPFAVVGFGISVGGYGVTATGNAMHSAFVYDNGAPPSLPPTLRFDQFSLSYGFSFGPGFLPHLATTAPLPADVFLSSFNFGRSVVAPAPTLINGSAFPDLGAVFAPQQGVGTFFAFNFRRGVPTSGAQVTTLPGVTFSMLNPQVQVTPISLVPEPASWAMMIAGFGLVGAAARRRVRAVQR, encoded by the coding sequence ATGCGGAAGGTGATGCTGGCGGCGGTGCTGCTGACAGGGGCGGCACAGGCGGATGCCGCGGCCTGGCTGGTGACGGTGCAGGGATTCCTGAACAATGGCGCAGGCCCGGTGACGGGCGTGCCCTTTGGCGGGCAATATGCGCAGGCGGGTTTCATCATCAACGGCGCGGTGGCGCCGGTGACCCTGCCGCCGATAGGCGGGCAGGGCACGGCCACCATGTATCCGTTCGCGGTGGTGGGGTTCGGCATCAGCGTAGGCGGCTATGGCGTGACCGCGACCGGCAATGCGATGCACAGCGCCTTCGTCTATGACAATGGCGCGCCGCCGTCGCTGCCGCCGACCCTGCGCTTCGACCAGTTCAGCCTGTCCTATGGCTTCAGCTTTGGGCCGGGGTTCCTGCCGCACCTGGCGACGACGGCGCCGCTGCCGGCGGATGTTTTCCTGTCGAGCTTCAATTTCGGGCGGTCGGTGGTGGCACCAGCGCCGACGCTGATCAATGGCAGCGCCTTTCCCGACCTGGGCGCGGTGTTTGCGCCGCAGCAGGGGGTGGGCACCTTCTTCGCGTTCAATTTCCGCCGGGGCGTGCCGACCAGCGGGGCGCAGGTGACGACGCTGCCGGGGGTGACGTTCAGCATGTTGAACCCGCAGGTACAGGTGACCCCGATCTCACTGGTGCCCGAACCCGCGAGCTGGGCGATGATGATCGCCGGGTTCGGGCTGGTGGGGGCCGCCGCACGCCGAAGGGTCCGCGCGGTGCAACGATAG